Part of the uncultured Cohaesibacter sp. genome is shown below.
CAGGCGCTGTGGCGCGTGCCAAGGGATGATCCGGCGCAATGACAATGGCAATTTCATCGTCTATCAGCTTGTCGGACCGCAACAATGGTGCATCGACGTCCCCCTCCACAAAGCCGATTTCCGCCTGCCCCTCCTCCACGGCATGCGTCACGGTCTGCGTGTTGCCCACTGTCAGATGCAGACTGATATCAGGATAGAGATCATGAAAATGTACCATCCGCGAAGGCAGCCAATAGCTGGCGATGGTCTGGCTGGCGTGGATATTCAACACACCCCGCTTCAGCCCGCCAAGCTCGCTCAGTACGAGAGCCGCTGCATTGGCCCGCGCAAGGGTCGCCCTGGCTTCTTTCAGAAACAGCTCCCCGGCCACGGTCAGCTCGATGCCGCGCCCGACCCGGTCGAACAACTTCACATTGTGAAAGCCTTCCAGCGCCTTGATCGACGCACTGACCGCCGACGGCGTCAGACCGATCGCATCCGCAGCCCGGGTGATATGTTGGCGCTCGGCCACGGCCACAAAGATCGCCAGTTGTTCAAGAGTCATCCAACCATCCAATTCTACTTCACAAAACATACTATATTATTCGATATTTTTGAAAGAAAAATTGTGAGATGGTTTTGCCAATTTCAAGAATTCAAAAGAGACTTCAATGCGTATCTGGCAATATATTCAATCAGTTCTCCCCGGCTTCCTGCTTTGTGGGCTCATCACCATTCTCGCCTATGGAGCGGAGTGGCTTGAGGTCCAGCTAACCGGCCACTGCTTTATGGATGCCTTGGTATTTTCAATCATTCTGGGCACCGCCGTCCATTCGATTCTGGG
Proteins encoded:
- a CDS encoding LysR family transcriptional regulator yields the protein MTLEQLAIFVAVAERQHITRAADAIGLTPSAVSASIKALEGFHNVKLFDRVGRGIELTVAGELFLKEARATLARANAAALVLSELGGLKRGVLNIHASQTIASYWLPSRMVHFHDLYPDISLHLTVGNTQTVTHAVEEGQAEIGFVEGDVDAPLLRSDKLIDDEIAIVIAPDHPLARATAPDCLPLIRKTYWIMREQGSGTRSTFETAIKRLGVAPESLKLAMEFPSNEAVLSALVGSAYAGAVSRMAARPLVATGEITFADIPFPPRDFMALSHRARTLSPAAREFLQLCHEAG